The proteins below are encoded in one region of Pelagibacterium flavum:
- the gltA gene encoding citrate synthase, whose translation MSEQSAKLTLGDETYEFPVLSGTVGPDVIDIRSLYAKTGMFTYDPGFTSTAACDSAITYIDGDKGELLYRGYPIDQLADKSSYIEVCYLLLYGELPSKAELKDFENRVTRHTMVHEQMHYFYRGFRRDAHPMAIVTGVVGAMAAFYHDSTDISDPEQREIASIRMIAKLPTIAAMAYKYSVGQPFVYPRNDLDYASNFLHMCFAVPAEEYKVDPVVAKAMDRIFTLHADHEQNASTSTVRLSGSSDANPFACIAAGVACLWGPAHGGANEAALNMLRQIGTVDRIPEFIERAKDKNDPFRLMGFGHRVYKNYDPRAAVMQESAREVLGLLGVENNPTLQVAQELEKIALEDPYFVDRKLYPNVDFYSGIILDAIGFPTSMFTAIFALSRTVGWIAQWKEMIGDPQKKIGRPRQLYNGATMRDYVDISGR comes from the coding sequence ATGAGCGAACAATCGGCAAAACTTACTCTGGGCGATGAGACCTACGAGTTCCCGGTGCTCAGCGGCACGGTGGGGCCCGATGTTATCGACATTCGCTCACTGTACGCCAAGACCGGCATGTTTACATACGATCCCGGCTTCACATCGACGGCAGCGTGTGACAGCGCCATCACCTATATCGACGGCGACAAGGGCGAGTTGCTCTATCGCGGCTATCCCATCGACCAGCTTGCCGACAAAAGCTCGTATATCGAGGTCTGTTATCTGCTGCTCTATGGCGAATTGCCTTCGAAAGCCGAACTGAAAGATTTTGAGAACCGGGTGACCCGCCACACCATGGTGCATGAGCAGATGCACTATTTCTATCGCGGGTTCCGCCGTGATGCGCACCCGATGGCGATTGTGACCGGCGTTGTTGGCGCCATGGCCGCCTTCTATCACGACTCCACCGATATTTCGGACCCCGAACAGCGCGAAATCGCTTCGATCCGGATGATCGCCAAGCTGCCGACGATTGCCGCGATGGCTTACAAATATTCGGTGGGCCAGCCCTTCGTTTATCCGCGCAACGACCTCGACTACGCCTCGAACTTCCTGCACATGTGCTTTGCCGTGCCGGCCGAGGAATACAAGGTCGATCCGGTGGTCGCCAAGGCGATGGACCGCATCTTTACGCTTCATGCCGATCACGAGCAGAACGCCTCGACTTCGACGGTGCGTCTGTCGGGCTCGTCCGACGCAAACCCGTTTGCCTGTATCGCTGCCGGTGTGGCGTGCCTTTGGGGCCCGGCACATGGCGGAGCGAACGAAGCCGCGCTCAACATGCTGCGTCAGATCGGGACGGTGGACCGCATCCCCGAGTTCATCGAGCGGGCCAAGGACAAGAACGATCCGTTCCGCCTGATGGGTTTTGGGCACCGGGTCTACAAGAACTACGATCCGCGGGCTGCGGTGATGCAGGAATCAGCGCGCGAAGTGCTTGGGCTGCTCGGTGTTGAAAACAACCCGACGCTGCAGGTTGCTCAGGAACTCGAAAAGATCGCGCTCGAAGATCCCTATTTCGTCGATCGCAAGCTGTATCCGAACGTGGACTTCTATTCGGGCATCATTCTCGATGCGATCGGCTTCCCCACGTCGATGTTCACCGCAATCTTTGCGCTCTCGCGCACGGTGGGCTGGATTGCCCAGTGGAAGGAAATGATCGGCGACCCGCAGAAGAAGATCGGGCGCCCGCGTCAGCTCTACAACGGCGCGACGATGCGCGATTACGTGGATATCTCGGGCCGCTAG
- the lpxD gene encoding UDP-3-O-(3-hydroxymyristoyl)glucosamine N-acyltransferase, whose protein sequence is MIDPRFHECTGPLRLSDLLSAAGHPALAGNLATDPTIEGASDLADASASSISFAASKSYSDQLARSGAGAVLVTPELEASVAGHATAIVCDKPYDVFVDILNVFYPDDSAAIIRASMRAEPVPLIEPGVTLAANVAVGAGAQIGTGTVIGANTSIGAGVTIGRNCVIGSNVSIECAHLGNEVVIQPGVVIGAEGFGFQLRSDRHRKIPQLGRVIIQDRVELGANTTVDRGTLGDTVIGEGSKIDNLVQVGHNCRIGRNCVISGMCGLSGSTILEDGVVMGGGAGTAGHLRLGANTLVLARSGVTHSFPSGSNIAGAPAQDVKMWKREIVAIRRLSKGDKT, encoded by the coding sequence ATGATCGATCCCCGATTTCACGAGTGCACTGGCCCGCTACGTCTGTCCGACCTGCTCAGTGCCGCTGGTCATCCCGCGTTGGCAGGCAATTTGGCCACGGACCCAACGATCGAAGGGGCCAGCGACCTGGCCGACGCCAGTGCTTCGAGCATTTCGTTTGCCGCCAGCAAATCCTATTCCGACCAGTTGGCTCGCAGTGGGGCAGGGGCCGTTCTGGTCACGCCCGAGCTCGAAGCGTCTGTGGCGGGCCATGCCACGGCAATCGTCTGCGACAAGCCCTACGATGTCTTCGTGGACATCCTCAACGTCTTCTACCCCGACGACAGCGCAGCTATAATCCGCGCCTCAATGCGCGCCGAGCCCGTCCCCCTTATTGAGCCCGGCGTGACGCTCGCCGCCAACGTTGCCGTCGGCGCCGGGGCTCAGATCGGCACGGGCACCGTCATCGGCGCCAACACCTCGATCGGCGCGGGCGTAACCATCGGCCGAAATTGCGTCATCGGCTCCAACGTTTCGATCGAGTGCGCCCATCTGGGCAATGAAGTCGTCATTCAGCCTGGCGTGGTCATCGGCGCGGAAGGATTCGGGTTCCAGTTGCGCTCGGACCGGCATCGTAAGATCCCCCAGCTCGGACGCGTCATCATTCAGGACCGTGTGGAACTCGGTGCCAACACCACCGTGGATCGCGGGACGCTTGGCGATACGGTCATCGGTGAGGGCTCCAAGATCGACAATCTCGTCCAGGTAGGCCACAACTGTCGCATCGGTCGCAATTGCGTCATTTCAGGCATGTGTGGCTTGTCCGGTTCGACCATCCTTGAAGATGGGGTCGTTATGGGGGGCGGCGCGGGCACCGCGGGGCATCTGCGGCTGGGCGCCAACACGCTGGTTCTTGCCCGTTCCGGCGTTACCCACAGCTTTCCCTCTGGCTCCAATATTGCCGGGGCGCCTGCGCAGGATGTAAAGATGTGGAAGCGGGAAATCGTAGCAATAAGACGGTTATCAAAAGGGGATAAGACTTGA
- the gltX gene encoding glutamate--tRNA ligase produces MSKPVVTRFAPSPTGFLHIGGARTALFNWVFARKMGGKMLLRIEDTDRERSTEAAVAAILDGMSWLGLDWDGSPISQFARADRHAEIALQLLESGNAYKCYCTRQELTEMREKARAEGRPPRYDGRWRDRDASEAPEGVKPVVRIKAPQSGDIVVKDRVQGEVVFKAENLDDFIILRSDGTPTYMHAVVVDDHDMGVTHIIRGDDHLTNAARQIIIYQAMGWDVPEMAHIPLIHGPDGAKLSKRHGAMGVEAYRQMGYLPEALRNYLARLGWAHGDDEIFSTEQMIEWFSLEALNKGASRFDFVKLDNLNGHYIRSADPERLYDVMVETASETGRNADYAGLVSNRDTVLAAIPELQPRAKTVLELIDLAQFIYAERPLAIEEKAAQLLNEESVAHLAALTAAFSTLDGWSVEKLDGTVRAYAETVGLKLGKVAQPLRAALTGRTISPGIFEVMVLIGREESLARLSDVVGVGAGAHS; encoded by the coding sequence ATGTCCAAACCCGTCGTCACGCGTTTTGCGCCTTCTCCCACTGGTTTCCTGCACATCGGGGGCGCACGCACAGCTCTTTTCAACTGGGTGTTCGCGCGCAAGATGGGCGGCAAGATGCTGCTGCGCATCGAAGACACCGACCGGGAACGCTCGACCGAGGCCGCCGTGGCGGCGATTCTGGATGGGATGAGCTGGCTGGGGCTCGATTGGGATGGAAGCCCGATCAGCCAGTTTGCACGTGCCGACCGGCATGCCGAGATCGCGCTGCAACTGCTCGAGAGCGGCAACGCCTATAAATGCTACTGCACCCGGCAAGAGTTGACCGAGATGCGCGAAAAGGCCCGCGCCGAAGGCCGCCCGCCGCGCTATGACGGCCGCTGGCGCGACCGCGATGCGTCCGAGGCGCCAGAGGGCGTCAAGCCCGTCGTCCGGATCAAGGCGCCTCAGTCCGGCGACATCGTGGTCAAGGATCGCGTGCAAGGCGAAGTGGTGTTCAAGGCCGAGAACCTCGATGATTTCATCATCCTGCGTTCCGATGGCACGCCGACTTACATGCACGCCGTGGTTGTGGACGATCACGACATGGGCGTTACCCACATTATCCGGGGTGACGATCATCTGACCAATGCGGCTCGGCAGATCATCATTTATCAGGCCATGGGCTGGGACGTACCTGAAATGGCGCATATTCCGCTGATCCACGGACCCGATGGGGCAAAGCTGTCCAAGCGCCATGGTGCCATGGGGGTCGAAGCCTATCGGCAGATGGGATATCTGCCTGAAGCCTTGCGCAACTATCTGGCCAGGCTGGGCTGGGCGCATGGCGACGACGAGATCTTTTCAACCGAGCAGATGATCGAGTGGTTCTCGCTCGAGGCGCTCAACAAAGGTGCGTCGCGGTTCGATTTCGTCAAGCTCGACAATCTCAACGGTCATTATATCCGTTCGGCCGATCCAGAGCGGCTCTATGACGTCATGGTCGAGACGGCGTCGGAAACCGGGCGCAATGCCGATTATGCCGGGCTGGTTTCCAACCGCGATACAGTGCTGGCCGCGATCCCCGAATTGCAGCCGCGCGCCAAGACGGTGCTGGAACTGATCGATCTGGCACAGTTCATCTATGCCGAGCGCCCGCTGGCCATAGAAGAAAAGGCAGCGCAGTTGCTCAATGAAGAGAGCGTTGCGCATCTGGCTGCACTCACGGCGGCGTTTTCAACGCTGGATGGCTGGTCGGTCGAAAAGCTGGATGGGACGGTGCGGGCCTATGCCGAAACCGTCGGGCTGAAGCTGGGAAAGGTTGCACAACCCTTGCGCGCTGCCTTGACGGGACGAACGATATCACCGGGCATTTTCGAAGTGATGGTGCTGATCGGACGCGAAGAGAGCCTGGCGCGGCTTTCCGACGTCGTGGGCGTTGGCGCCGGGGCTCATTCCTAG
- the lpxA gene encoding acyl-ACP--UDP-N-acetylglucosamine O-acyltransferase, translating to MTSSIHPTAIVSDTAKLGENVEIGPYCIVGGDVSIGDGAKLVSHVSIDGRTAVGARTTIYPFSSIGHPPQDLKFEGEPSTVSIGDDCVLREYVTINPGTAGGGMETRVGNNCLLMVGVHIAHDCRVGNHVVMANQASLAGHCVVDDYVRFGGICGVHQFVRIGAHAFVGAMSFVENDVIPYGSVLGNRAYLGGLNLVGLKRRKFDRESIHALRAAYRMIFSSEGTLRERIEDAAEIFEGEALVEEVIEFIRKPSERALCMPRNGTPAEQ from the coding sequence GTGACCTCATCCATCCATCCCACAGCTATCGTCAGCGACACGGCAAAGCTGGGCGAGAACGTCGAAATCGGTCCCTATTGCATTGTGGGCGGCGATGTCTCCATCGGTGACGGCGCCAAGCTGGTCTCCCATGTGTCCATCGACGGCCGTACTGCAGTCGGCGCCCGAACGACGATCTATCCCTTTTCGTCCATCGGGCATCCGCCGCAGGACCTCAAGTTCGAGGGCGAGCCGAGCACGGTTTCGATCGGTGACGATTGCGTGCTGCGCGAGTATGTGACCATCAATCCCGGCACCGCCGGCGGCGGCATGGAAACCAGGGTTGGCAACAATTGCCTGCTTATGGTCGGCGTCCACATCGCCCACGATTGCCGCGTCGGCAACCACGTGGTCATGGCCAATCAGGCGTCCCTGGCGGGCCATTGCGTGGTCGACGACTACGTTCGGTTCGGCGGCATCTGCGGCGTTCATCAATTCGTCCGCATCGGCGCTCATGCCTTTGTCGGCGCCATGTCATTTGTCGAAAACGACGTAATTCCCTACGGTTCGGTGCTTGGCAATCGTGCCTATCTCGGTGGCTTGAACCTGGTCGGGCTCAAGCGCCGCAAGTTCGACCGGGAATCGATCCACGCCCTGCGGGCCGCCTATCGCATGATCTTTTCGAGCGAGGGCACTCTGCGCGAGCGCATTGAGGACGCCGCCGAAATATTCGAGGGCGAAGCGCTCGTTGAGGAAGTGATCGAATTCATCCGCAAGCCGTCCGAGCGCGCGCTCTGCATGCCTCGCAACGGCACGCCAGCCGAGCAATGA
- a CDS encoding lipid-A-disaccharide synthase has protein sequence MTDVFILAGEASGDRIGANLIVGLRRARPDLSISGVGGDAMEGEGLSSLFPIDDLAVMGYRDVIMRLPLLLWRARQVVSAVLRQQPAAVVLIDAQVFSKVVARSLRKRGYQGAIILYVAPAVWAWGAERARKLSGIFDEVLSVLPFEPSAMRELGGPQTAYVGHPALERYPMRPLQPAAGPILLLPGSRRGEIIRHLPMMAEVAQRLSAHPSVTGFIILATRSQATRISRMVAQWPMPISVVLTPEDRQSAIAQAVAAVAVSGTVTLELALAGVPHILTYVAEGAQVAMFKKATTPFIGLPNIIAGKEVVPEILFAHKGEPGKLADAALALVDAPQALAAQADDFHKIRALMEKGAPEAPLQDPVLRILAYT, from the coding sequence ATGACTGACGTTTTCATCCTCGCCGGCGAGGCCTCGGGCGATCGCATTGGCGCCAATCTGATCGTCGGCCTGCGCCGCGCGCGTCCCGATCTGTCCATCTCCGGCGTCGGTGGCGATGCCATGGAAGGCGAGGGGCTCTCCTCGCTCTTTCCCATCGACGATCTGGCGGTCATGGGCTATCGCGACGTCATTATGCGGCTTCCCCTGCTGCTGTGGCGGGCCCGCCAGGTCGTTTCTGCCGTCCTGCGGCAACAACCGGCCGCCGTGGTGCTGATCGACGCGCAGGTCTTCTCCAAGGTCGTGGCGCGCTCTCTGCGTAAACGCGGATATCAGGGCGCCATCATCCTCTACGTTGCCCCGGCCGTCTGGGCCTGGGGAGCTGAACGCGCCCGGAAGCTGTCCGGGATCTTCGATGAGGTGCTCAGCGTCCTGCCGTTCGAGCCCAGTGCCATGCGTGAGCTCGGCGGGCCGCAAACGGCCTATGTCGGGCACCCGGCGCTCGAACGATATCCCATGCGGCCACTCCAACCGGCCGCCGGTCCCATCCTGCTGCTGCCCGGCAGCCGCAGGGGCGAGATTATCCGCCACCTTCCCATGATGGCCGAAGTGGCGCAGCGTCTGTCGGCCCACCCGTCCGTGACCGGTTTCATTATTCTCGCCACCCGCTCGCAAGCCACCCGCATTTCGCGCATGGTCGCGCAATGGCCAATGCCGATCTCGGTTGTTCTCACCCCTGAGGATCGTCAGTCCGCCATCGCGCAAGCCGTCGCCGCGGTTGCCGTCAGCGGCACCGTCACGCTCGAACTCGCCCTCGCCGGAGTGCCCCACATCCTGACCTATGTCGCCGAAGGCGCTCAGGTGGCAATGTTCAAAAAGGCAACAACGCCCTTTATCGGTCTGCCCAATATCATCGCCGGAAAAGAGGTGGTCCCCGAAATCCTGTTCGCTCACAAGGGCGAACCGGGCAAACTGGCCGACGCCGCTTTGGCTCTGGTCGATGCACCACAGGCGCTGGCTGCCCAGGCAGACGACTTTCACAAGATCCGTGCCCTCATGGAAAAAGGGGCGCCGGAAGCGCCCCTTCAAGATCCTGTTCTAAGGATTCTCGCTTACACCTAG
- the lpxI gene encoding UDP-2,3-diacylglucosamine diphosphatase LpxI domain-containing protein (LpxI, functionally equivalent to LpxH, replaces it in LPS biosynthesis in a minority of bacteria.) codes for MTAPGRLALVAGSGDLVPQAIAAARDAGWEIRVLALHPRADLEDEDPFQIKVSRPDQVLREIRRFKATHVCAVGGMHMSDRERETFAEFAGDKDATSKGDSKLSQLGATLLKMLGLPFIGVHEIVSDLLAPEGQMGAVPAPGELLRTAEFAFAAARKAGTLDLGQALVVAGARIVATEDIGGTDELLMRCAVYRERGLIGNGRGHLVLAKTSKPGQPLHVDLPAIGKDTVKLAQKAGVEAIVVETGRTLLIGRPELISAADAAGIALVGMIARDD; via the coding sequence ATGACCGCTCCCGGCCGATTGGCGCTGGTCGCCGGATCGGGCGATCTTGTACCCCAGGCCATTGCGGCCGCGCGGGACGCCGGGTGGGAAATCCGCGTTCTTGCGCTCCATCCACGCGCTGATCTGGAGGACGAGGATCCCTTCCAGATCAAGGTCTCCCGTCCCGATCAGGTCCTGCGCGAAATCCGCCGATTCAAGGCCACCCACGTCTGCGCCGTCGGCGGCATGCACATGTCCGACCGCGAGCGCGAAACCTTCGCTGAATTTGCGGGCGACAAGGACGCCACCTCCAAGGGTGACAGCAAGCTCTCCCAACTGGGCGCGACCCTGCTCAAGATGTTGGGCCTGCCCTTCATCGGCGTCCACGAGATCGTTTCCGACCTACTCGCACCCGAAGGCCAGATGGGCGCAGTCCCAGCCCCCGGCGAGCTTCTCCGCACCGCCGAATTCGCCTTTGCCGCCGCCCGCAAGGCCGGAACGCTCGATCTGGGGCAGGCGCTTGTTGTTGCTGGAGCGCGAATTGTCGCCACCGAGGATATCGGTGGGACCGACGAACTCCTTATGCGGTGCGCTGTCTATCGCGAGCGGGGTCTGATCGGCAACGGTCGCGGTCACCTGGTTCTGGCCAAAACCTCAAAGCCGGGCCAACCCTTGCACGTCGATCTTCCCGCTATCGGGAAAGACACGGTCAAGCTCGCCCAAAAGGCCGGTGTCGAGGCCATTGTCGTCGAGACGGGCCGCACCCTGCTGATCGGGCGCCCCGAACTCATTTCCGCTGCCGATGCCGCTGGCATCGCGCTTGTTGGCATGATCGCACGCGATGACTGA
- the fabZ gene encoding 3-hydroxyacyl-ACP dehydratase FabZ, protein MEIDAVLNALPHRYPFLMIDRIIEIDGDDSAIGIKNVTFNEPQFQGHFPGEPIFPGVLIIEGMAQTAGAIVINLENKSGDKHIVYLLTIDAVKFRKPAKPGDKLEYHIKKIHRRKTVGRYEAKAIVNGVVVAEAEIGAMIVKEQA, encoded by the coding sequence ATGGAGATCGACGCCGTCCTCAATGCTCTTCCGCACCGTTACCCATTTTTGATGATCGACCGCATCATCGAAATCGACGGCGACGATTCGGCCATCGGCATCAAGAACGTCACGTTCAATGAGCCGCAGTTCCAGGGGCACTTCCCCGGCGAGCCTATTTTCCCCGGCGTACTGATCATCGAGGGAATGGCACAGACCGCTGGCGCCATCGTGATCAATCTCGAGAACAAGTCCGGTGACAAGCACATCGTCTACCTTTTGACGATCGACGCCGTGAAGTTCCGCAAGCCCGCCAAGCCTGGCGACAAGCTTGAATATCACATCAAGAAAATTCATCGCCGCAAGACGGTCGGACGCTATGAAGCAAAGGCCATCGTGAACGGCGTCGTCGTTGCCGAGGCCGAAATCGGTGCGATGATCGTCAAGGAACAAGCGTGA
- a CDS encoding ComEC/Rec2 family competence protein codes for MCTIAPNERKGWGRAKMVDFPVAKNPGQGRAAGPLAWLVARAAALYAGLRAAIVDAVTQRRNFILFPFAMIAGLIAYRVLPDEPALTSLAVLLGIALVAAWTGRDRALVRETALLAAMFAVGMVLLPVHAALFGTPMLEAPRYGTYTARIEAVTYDDGSQQRWILSDIAGTPDWTVPEIRMARVTVPGSYTVSPGDTLTARIRFYPVPPPAVPGGYDSQFISHFDGIGAYGTAFGDIEIEQGGEGGLARIVKDVRATITARIVAQLGERIGGIAAALVTGDQSRITEEDRELMASAGIAHVIAISGLHLTLVAGTMFACVRFLLSLSHGLAQRFPIKKIAAGAGIATALAYMVISGMVIPAVRSTIMLALIFAAIIAGRQALTMRNVAIAGLAIIVFEPTSVFRASFQLSFAAVIALISAFELARRHREDREHPQRGRALALMLDIATTSVIAGLATLVFSAYHFQQTAPFGVLGNLMVMPIVTFVMMPAALLGTLLLPIGLEALPYAALGWSIEAMLWCAGFVRDLSGGFDPSPILSPLALGVALLALAWLAYFRTRMRVIGPIAAVPLIAFFCLEQAPDIFIADQSQALAVRSGDRVALIAGRNNTFATTIWSERYITVIEDAHPAAGCDSRGCILTTEDGYTIALVKSRDAFDEDCRIADIVVTRLTAPPQCAVAATLVINASDLARHGAHMIDWNGPDLPPTIRTAIDGPSRRWRIQTQ; via the coding sequence GTGTGTACCATAGCGCCCAACGAGCGCAAGGGTTGGGGGCGCGCCAAGATGGTCGACTTTCCCGTCGCCAAAAATCCGGGGCAGGGGCGGGCCGCAGGTCCGCTCGCCTGGCTCGTGGCGCGGGCAGCTGCTCTTTACGCCGGCTTGAGGGCGGCAATCGTCGATGCCGTGACCCAGCGTCGCAACTTCATTCTGTTCCCCTTTGCCATGATCGCCGGGCTCATTGCCTATCGGGTGCTTCCCGATGAGCCGGCCCTCACGTCCCTTGCAGTCCTGCTCGGTATTGCTCTCGTTGCCGCATGGACCGGCCGTGATCGTGCTCTTGTGCGCGAAACCGCCCTCCTTGCCGCCATGTTTGCTGTCGGAATGGTTCTTCTGCCCGTTCATGCCGCGCTTTTCGGTACGCCAATGCTCGAAGCGCCGCGCTACGGAACCTACACGGCGCGCATCGAAGCGGTCACTTATGACGATGGCAGCCAGCAACGCTGGATACTCTCCGATATTGCGGGCACCCCTGATTGGACGGTGCCCGAAATCCGCATGGCTCGCGTCACGGTACCGGGGTCATATACTGTCTCGCCCGGCGACACCCTCACCGCTCGCATCCGCTTCTATCCGGTTCCGCCGCCTGCCGTTCCCGGCGGCTACGACTCGCAGTTCATAAGTCATTTCGACGGCATTGGCGCCTACGGGACTGCGTTCGGCGACATCGAAATAGAACAAGGCGGAGAGGGTGGGCTCGCACGCATCGTCAAGGATGTCCGTGCCACGATCACCGCACGCATCGTCGCTCAATTGGGTGAAAGGATCGGCGGTATCGCCGCGGCGCTCGTGACCGGCGATCAGAGCCGGATCACCGAGGAGGACCGCGAACTGATGGCCTCGGCCGGCATTGCCCATGTCATCGCCATTTCCGGTCTGCACTTGACGCTGGTCGCTGGCACCATGTTTGCCTGCGTACGCTTCCTGCTCTCGCTGAGCCATGGCCTGGCCCAGCGCTTTCCCATCAAAAAGATCGCCGCTGGCGCCGGCATCGCCACAGCACTGGCTTATATGGTGATTTCGGGCATGGTCATTCCAGCGGTGCGCTCCACCATCATGCTGGCACTGATCTTTGCGGCCATAATTGCCGGCCGGCAGGCGCTGACCATGCGCAATGTCGCCATTGCCGGGCTCGCCATCATTGTGTTCGAGCCGACCAGCGTATTCCGGGCCTCTTTCCAGCTCTCTTTCGCCGCCGTCATTGCTCTGATCTCAGCTTTTGAACTGGCCCGTCGGCATCGGGAAGATCGGGAACACCCCCAGCGGGGCAGGGCGCTGGCCCTCATGCTCGACATCGCGACCACCAGTGTCATCGCCGGGCTGGCGACCCTGGTGTTCAGCGCATACCACTTTCAGCAGACCGCGCCTTTCGGTGTCCTGGGCAATCTCATGGTCATGCCGATCGTGACCTTTGTGATGATGCCCGCCGCGCTGCTCGGAACCCTGTTGCTCCCGATCGGCCTCGAAGCCCTGCCATATGCTGCGCTCGGCTGGAGTATCGAGGCAATGCTCTGGTGCGCTGGCTTCGTGCGCGATTTAAGCGGCGGCTTCGATCCCAGCCCCATCCTGTCGCCGCTCGCGCTCGGCGTGGCCCTGCTCGCCCTGGCCTGGCTGGCCTATTTCCGAACCCGCATGCGCGTCATTGGCCCGATTGCCGCCGTTCCGCTGATCGCCTTTTTCTGCCTTGAGCAGGCGCCCGACATCTTCATTGCCGATCAAAGTCAGGCACTGGCCGTCCGCAGCGGAGACCGCGTCGCCTTGATCGCCGGCCGCAACAACACCTTCGCCACAACAATCTGGTCGGAACGCTATATCACTGTGATCGAAGACGCTCATCCTGCCGCGGGATGCGATAGCCGTGGCTGCATACTGACAACCGAGGATGGCTACACAATCGCCCTGGTCAAATCCCGCGACGCCTTTGATGAAGATTGCCGCATCGCCGACATCGTCGTCACGCGTCTGACCGCGCCACCCCAATGCGCCGTGGCCGCTACACTGGTCATCAATGCGTCCGATCTTGCACGCCACGGCGCCCATATGATCGATTGGAATGGTCCCGATCTGCCACCCACGATCCGCACCGCCATCGACGGTCCCAGCCGCCGCTGGCGCATCCAGACTCAGTAG